A segment of the Trifolium pratense cultivar HEN17-A07 linkage group LG7, ARS_RC_1.1, whole genome shotgun sequence genome:
TAATTGTGTGTGGATAGCATATGATATGATCTATGTAGCTTCTTCATCGAACGGTTATAACATTAAACCCACCTGTGAGAGATATGATTGGGTTGCCCACCCTAGAATCCGCCTCTGACACATGACATGGGTGGTTACATATTGTAAAGAACACTCGATATTAGGCCTCGATATTGGTGCTCTAAGTGCTTCCGTAGAATAACTTTGTTAAACATAATTGTTGGTTCTATGCGTTGAAATATGATTCACATTTTTAGATGTATTTAGAGGCCAAGTTTAGCATCCACAAGCTTTTTATGTTGTGCATGGTGGATAAGTagtcatttatattataatgaatacgaattttataaaattcatcgttgaattgaaaatttatatcgtataaatTATCTATaaagtttttgaaaaaagttgaaaatcatttgatatatgttattgagactcatcaaaattaacggtttatgaacttttattaaataccgttaattttgattggtctcaataacatatcaaatgattttcaaatattttcaaaatttttatggataatatatataatataaattttcaatccaatggtgaattttataaaattcgtattcattataatataaatgactACTTGTCCACCATGCACATGaaaaattcttaggtgagtacTAACCTAAACATTAATGGTTAGAcacaactaataataattttacaactcattaatatattaaataattataagtaaataatagagtattaataaaaacaaatcttAACCAAATCTAGGAAAATATGGAAATAATGAAACTCATGTACCAGATTATTTGTTTTTGCGCCatattttgagtaatttgttTTTGCCCCAGATTTTTAGTATCATATATTCATCTCAATTTGTATGTGTTAGGTGGGGTGACACAAGGAAATTGAATTAATTTACGGTTgaattaaatgaaataaaatatatatatatatatatatatatatatatatatatatatatatatatatatatatatatatataattaatatttagaaCTACTCTAAAAGTCTAAAACCTACTTTGAATGCATGTTCTTGATACAAGTTGTATGCATCATCCTTATTATTCACAACTTGACCAAGAAAAATTTCTTTAGAGCCATCATTTTCCatatttttcctacaaataatataaatgtattttaaatggcatgaaagaaaatagatatataatcctataattaaaaaatatatgtacggtttataaacataaaaaagaaaaagaaaataatatggaTTCAACTAAAAAAGAAGATTACTAatgtataattatatttaagcATTTTATTATATGCAATGTCGATAATATTGAGGCTTCACCATATTATATCTCTCCTTTTATAATAAGTTTGATTACTAATGTATTGCCTATTGTCCATGATGCGAAATATTCTACTGCAAGTCCTCACACTACTTGCTAATTGCTACTATCTTTTAACACTATCTAAATCCTTCTACACTATCCAAGTCCAACAACATTTTGAATTAAAACCAACACCTCAAATACTAACACACTATATGCATACTCACATGTATTATGTAGTTGTCAAgaatactttattttttatcatctcACTGCATTAAGTTGTTGATTCATGTAATAGCaattctaattatattttcatGGTTGCAGTTTGAATCTTTGGGTCTTTGCGTTCTTCTACCTGTTGCTAAATGTCCATGGTATGCTTTGAGACACACAGCTATATGActcattataaaatatattgcttgtcattttttaataaatcatATTTTCATGTCATCATTTAATTGGCTCTTAGAACATCTACAATGGaaaggctttgtctaacatgcaccactgcatggtgcacaagttttcaatatttttataacggatacaaattttacaaaatttactgtTGGATGCAAAATTTATATCGTTTAAATCTTCtatacatattttaaatttttttgaaaatcatttgatatgttattgagacccatcaagattaacggtattcaataaaaatccataaaccgttaattttgatgggtctcaataacatatcaaatgattttcaattattttgtaaaaaatttatggatgatctatatgatataaactttcaatcaaaatgtggattttgtaaaattcgtattcgttatagtgttTTCGGTAACTTGTGCATTGTGCACAACTTGAGAGTTTGTGCACCATAGACTTTGTCGGAAAGGAAAAATCCAATATTTTGAGTGCTTAAGTGGATTCTAGgtgattgtcaaaaaaaaaaagtggattCTAGGTGTGCACATCattcatttgtaattttttaataatgataTATAATAAGCTGTTGTACCGGGCAAAATATCAGGGTACCATTTACTTAAGTCCAACACGCCTAATTGGGCCACTCGCTCATCACCTCTCTACTCCATAATTAATCAACTACTCCCTCCATTAACTCCTCCAAGGCCTATATATAAGTCTCTCATCACAACAAGGAAGATACGTTTAAAACTCATACCGTCATACATACAGAAAAACCAAGATACTCATGGAAGGAAGAATCATCTACTACGGAATACACCCCCATACTTTTTGGCAGGAACAACTGTCAATTCTTCAATCTTGCACCTCCAAATAGGACTCacttataattttatatcatCTATCAATAACTATATATCACtactatatttcaattttttaatattaaaaagtgTGGGTCTCATGAAGAGAGAGCTTATTTGAATACCTCTTCTCAATAAGTACCAATTTTCTTTTCGCTTTaatgatagtacctaataagaATCACTTCTTATAAAaataggtactaccattggagatAGTCTTACATGGGTAACAAGTGGGATCTGGATTTCCTGCGGTGCATTTTGCAAGCAGTTTCACACGATTTTGGATCTCGGTTGTTTGCAATCTGAACCAGTCGTTTATGATCGGACGGCTGAAATCCAAAACCGCGTGAAACTGCATGCAAAATGCACCGCAGGAAATCCAGATCCATAACAAGTGTAACTGGATGCTTCTGGCATCCAAATTAAAAGTCCTATTTTACATTTGTTCTCTGTTTGTTAAAATTAAGATATAAGTTAGTTGATAACCGAAAAACTagtaaaatgaaattaaagtgtttagtaaatttaacttttgtattcataaaataacataaaagtacatggttatttttatgtgagtggtagttatttttgtgagtggatagtttttttaaaataataagattaaaattggaataaaatataaaaagttataagctcaaacgttactttttttttttttgaaagataaattgttagttgttagtatattgCAATTTTAGTTTTCTCTTTGCCAGGGACTTGAGCCCTGGACCTCTAACTCCTTATCATTTAGCTAAACTAGCttaaccaattgagctaccCATTCCACacaagctcaaacgctacttgaaataatgACATGATTGAAGtagattatatttttatttttcgcTGTTTAACAACACTTTCTGTGATGATAAAGGAAGAGAATCTTCGAATTTTTGTGAATTGGCTATGAGTTTCAAGCATGATGGCCATTTTTGTACAAGGACCCGTTGAACTAataatttcttttggttttgcttgtttttttttttaatctcacAATTAAGATATTGCTTTACTCTTTCAGGTTGGCCTGTAAATTTCTGGGTTGCTTTAATTCCTATTATTGTAAGTATTTTTGTTCATTTCTATGGTCACACAATCTATTTACGTACACACGCATAAATGAAAATGTATGAAGGAGAAAAtaagataattaaataatatgtactcttatgaaataattaaatgatatcTATTTTATGAGTGTATGCCTAAATGACATTGCTATTTATTTTGTATTGGAATTTCTCTTTATAGTTTTTTTCAGTTATGATTATTACTCTTGGTTATAGAAGAGTCACAGTGTTGTTCTTTCTTTCTATCTATCACTTATGGTTTCTTGTTAACCTTGTTTGCAGATGGCATGTTTGTCTACTTGCCTAATTTTTTCATGCAAATTGATGTGTTAATACTTAACAACCCTTAAATTCtgaatatcctttatttatttatttctttctgGTCCTTGTATTTTGTATTTCAGCCTTTAATTTTGACGGGAGCTATTCTGAAGCACATAGTAACCCAACTAGCTCTTGAAATATCTGAAGATCATGCAAGAATAATTAATGCTGATCCGCTTATGCGGTTACCAAATGCGGAAATTATACCAACTATACCGGACGAATATAAGACATATTGGTTTAATTGTCCCCACTTCGTTCTCCCCTTGGTTCACTTTATCGTTTTCCAAACTTCTATTGAGATGGCATCTTTTTTGTGGATAGGGGTAAGCAAATTCTTACTTTATCATTTTACTTattcttcttttcattttcacaaGGTCATATTGTGACAGGGTTTAGAGGAGTTTTGAATATCATAATCTATTTTGTATTGTATTCTCAGCTTACATATGGATTTAAATCCTGTATGATGAAACAACTTTATTACCTTCTTCTAAAGCTCATTATTGGGTAACTGCAATACTTCTCTTTTCTTTTGAGCATTTATATATGATTTCTTTCTTGTAAATTCTGAAGTCTCAACCCCCcaatcttttttttctcttggtTTTCGTCCCTCTGTGTTGGGGTTTAGGGTATTTAATCTGGGACTGTGTGGCTACAGCACCCTACCACTATATACAATTGTTACACAGGTACCAATACCATTACATACGTAAACTATTCAAACTGAAACGCATATTTATTTTCTGAATtgaattttgttattttctcaatGCAGAATCAGAGGATATCTAGACAACCTGAATTTAATCAGCAGGTATTGGATTATGTTATTGAAGAGTACTGTGTGAAGAATGATATGATAGATGTGATATAATATGATATGTTGGTGTGAGAAAATTTGGAGTGTCTATCATTGCTCTTTCTCATATTTATTTTCACAATTGAATTTCGTTATTTTCTCAATGCAGCCGGAAGCCCACGGGGATCCTAATCCGATTAACCTTGAGGTATTGGATTATGTTATTGAAGAGTACTGTGTGAAGAATGATATGATAGATGTGATATAATATGATATGTTGGTGTGAGAAAATTTGGAGTGTCTATCATCGCTCTTTCTCATATTTATTTTCACAATTGAATTTCGTTATTTTCTCAATGCAGCCGGAACACCAGGTGGAACTTAATCCGATTAACCCGCAGGTATTGGATTATGTTATTGAAGAGTACTGTGTGAAGAATGATATGATAGATGTGATATGATATGTTGGTGTGAGAAAATTTGGAGTGTCTATCATCGCTCTTTCTCATATTTATTTTCACAATTGAATTTCGTTATTTTCTCAATGCAGCCGGAACACCAGGTGGAACTTAATCCGATTAACCCGCAGGTATTGGATTATGTTATTGAAGAGTACTGTGTGAAGAATGATATGATAGATGTGATATAATATGATATGTTGGTGTGAGAAAATTTGGAGTGTCTATCATCGCTCTTTCTCATATTTATTTTCACAATTGAATTTCGTTATTTTCTCAATGCAGCCGGAACACCAGGTGGAACTTAATCCGATTAACCCGCAGGTATTGGATTATGTTATTGAAGAGTACTGTGTGAAGAATGATATGATAGATGTGATATAATATGATATGTTGGTGTGAGAAAATTTGGAGTGTCTATCATCGCTCTTTCTCATATTTATTTTCACAATTGAATTTCGTTATTTTCTCAATGCAGCCGGAACACCAGGTGGAACTTAATCCGATTAACCCGCAGGTATTGGATTATGTTATTGAAGAGTACTGTGTGAAGAATGATATGATAGATGTGATATGATATGTTGGTGTGAGGAAATTTGGAGTGTCTATCATCGCTCTTTCTCATATTTATTTTCACAATTGAATTTCGTTATTTTCTCAATGCAGCCGGCACTCAACGTGGATCCTGTTCAGAATAACCAGCAGGTATTGGATTATGTTATTAAAGAGTACCTTGTGAAGAATGATATGATAGATGTGATATGATATGTTGGTGTGAGGAAATTTGGAGTGTCTATCATCGCTCTTTCTCATGTTTATTTTCTGAATtgaattttgttattttctcaatGCAACTGGAACTTGATGAGATTAACCTTGAGGTATtggattatttttttcaagagtACCGTGAAGAATGATATGATAGATGTgttatgatatgatatgatatgatatgttGGTGTGAGGAAATTTGGAGTGTCTTGTTGGCGCAACAAAAGATCAAAACTCACTTTAGTTTTGATGCACACACTACACATACACACACTACTACTGGCTCAGGGCAAGCCTATGAGCATCAACCAGAAAACaacataaaattgaaaatagcaaaaggaagaagatgaatgaatgaatgaatgaatgaatattcaCAACTGACATAGAGAGAAAAGGAgagttttattcatccactttGGGGCACAAAAGAAAGTTACAATCACTAATGAATGCACACTATGCATTTATAGACTTTGCTTGACACACCAAACAATCACATacacaaaaattgaaaactaactATAACAACTCTCCAACTAACTCTAAAACACATCTAACAAACTAATTGAGTTTGTTAGCTTCACTAACTAACAAAACTAACCAATTACTTGACACCTAAGCAAGTGGTTACAACTAACTTTTTAGTTACTTACACAACAAGTAACAACTTTAGAGATATGAATTACACaatgaatttataaaattcaacatGTCTATCATCGTTTTTTCCTATATTTAATTTCTAAATtgaattttgttattttctcaatGTAGGTGGGCCCTGGTGATCTGTTTAACTATGGGGCATTTAATTTTGTTCGTGAAGAGTACCATGAAGAATGATATGATAGATGTGATATGATATCTTGGTTGGAGGAAATTTGGAGTGTTTATCATCGCTCTTTCCCAGATATTTGTGTGGCTGCTTTGTACCTCCGCTCTTCAGGTTCGTAATGCAGTGGTTGTGTTGATTTTGCCTTCAGGTGGTTGCAGTACCAGGGGTTTTGTGTGTTGTTGTTTACTATTTAGTAGCAGTGCTATTTTGAATTTTCTGTCTGCTTTGGTTCTTTTGCCTTGTATGTTTTTGTGGTTTGGTTGTGTTTCTGGTGTTTGTTTGTATATTGCTTGTGCTACTTTGTATGGGGACATGCTTTATTAATAAAGTTTCtatttcagaaaaagaaaaaaggataATCATACTAGTCAGCTAAGCTATGTTTGTAAGTTAGATGATTTGGAGACCTAAGTCTATTTTGATATGTATTtgagattttaaatttttgaaagaattgatatgattttaaattgtaatCATCTGTATCCATAATTGCGACCGTATTGTTGATGTAGCAGTCACTGCATCACACATCAATTACAAAGTGTGATCTTCAATTATCCTTATGTTTCCGCCTAAAGGACAATGCGAATGCAATAAATACGAGCGCCGCCTATTGTATTTAATACTACAGTATTATTTAAacaagggttaaatatattttttagtccaTATATTTTAGGGAATTTTGATAAATAGTCCCTAAATTTtgataaatactccctccggtcctatttataaagaacactttgaaaaaatcacaaagaccaatgaagcacatttaacatagttattttcatttaatactcttataaatttaaatttattccatgtatacccttatttaattactctttattcaactaatttacttatttttaaattctctctcataataaataaaggcataagtgaaattgaacatttaaaacatttgaaaattggtcaaagtttcttataaaaaggaccaaattttttgccctaagtgttccttataaaaaggaccggagggagtagtttctCTAAATTTTGGGTGATTAGGCTAACGGCAGACGCCTCTGCCACGTAGGATGATACATAGTTTTAATATCaaatgttgtttgattcgtctcgatgaatattattaaaatattaaatttttataatttttactattatacaattaaaaatattaatcgtcaaaattATGCTTCGGCATGCGTAAAATAGTCAAccgtgtcaatcaaattgggacggagtaAAAAACTTTTTGACTTTTAAAGTGTttagaataataaaataaaaataataattatgatatatttaatatatgcaTTGAAATGATATGTTATATTAttaactagtatccggacccgtgccaagcacgagtaaaaaatatatttataaaagagttaaaagaaatttttcatctctataaatattttaaattttatttttagtccctgtattctttttaacatattttagtcctttaaatttttttgtcacaATATTTGATTCTTGTTTTTAAGTCAACTCATATGCACTCTTTATATTTCTAAAAgagtttttttattcatatttatgtttattttgttataagaatctcaaaatgatgaaattttgaatttttttcacagtcatatttattaaatatatagaaatctatcttgcaaaattttatttgtttttaacaTGGGATGagttaaatatcaatttttaagttTGTGACGCttaattcgtcaaaaaaaaaaaattggcatttaaaaattcatcttttgttaaaaattttatcgAAATTCTCCTATTGaagtttagaatttttaacaaaagatgagtTGACTTAAAAGCAGAGACTAAAAGTCGTTACGAAAAATAAGACACATGAATTGACTTAAAAGCAAAGACTAAAAGTTATTACGAAAAATATTTGAGGaccaaaatttgttaaaaaaaaattataaagagtaaaaatgaaatttgagatatttataaaaataaaaaatttatttaactctttataaaatttgcaattttttaatataaattataaaagatgtCTTTATAGTCGTAAAAAGtcaataatgaaaaattgtAGATAAATAGTGGAATTATCATGAACCTTTAAAGtcaaattttcatgtttttatttatgaCCACTAAGTAAATTTTCATAAACGATCATTTTAACGTTCGTCAAGTGGAATCATTTTGTCCACATAAGGTGGAGGATATGAGAATTTCAAGTATAACACATGCTAGAGTTATTCGCATCATGTGGCAAAGAAGCGAGaacttaaaaacttaattagttGAGTCTAAAATTAATCCCTtaccttttgtcaaaaaa
Coding sequences within it:
- the LOC123898837 gene encoding MLO-like protein 1 isoform X1, translated to MFDYMLPCSLEDRPNLEAEAPAHPMTTFRSRKFMVPLISVEALEHIHLFVFFLPVVNIILSATIFGLGQLRMRHLEGYAYRLRKKDTHRVFERYTRAMTNNLRNFKDARDGRRFRLRVFCGSILFFVTPSDYRILKYGFGQSLDTAWQNFEHQLRHAHEDYFMQIAGISLNLWVFAFFYLLLNVHGWPVNFWVALIPIIPLILTGAILKHIVTQLALEISEDHARIINADPLMRLPNAEIIPTIPDEYKTYWFNCPHFVLPLVHFIVFQTSIEMASFLWIGLTYGFKSCMMKQLYYLLLKLIIGVFNLGLCGYSTLPLYTIVTQNQRISRQPEFNQQPEAHGDPNPINLEPEHQVELNPINPQPEHQVELNPINPQPEHQVELNPINPQPEHQVELNPINPQPALNVDPVQNNQQVGPGDLFNYGAFNFVREEYHEE
- the LOC123898837 gene encoding MLO-like protein 1 isoform X2 — translated: MFDYMLPCSLEDRPNLEAEAPAHPMTTFRSRKFMVPLISVEALEHIHLFVFFLPVVNIILSATIFGLGQLRMRHLEGYAYRLRKKDTHRVFERYTRAMTNNLRNFKDARDGRRFRLRVFCGSILFFVTPSDYRILKYGFGQSLDTAWQNFEHQLRHAHEDYFMQIAGISLNLWVFAFFYLLLNVHGWPVNFWVALIPIIPLILTGAILKHIVTQLALEISEDHARIINADPLMRLPNAEIIPTIPDEYKTYWFNCPHFVLPLVHFIVFQTSIEMASFLWIGLTYGFKSCMMKQLYYLLLKLIIGVFNLGLCGYSTLPLYTIVTQNQRISRQPEFNQQPEAHGDPNPINLEPEHQVELNPINPQPALNVDPVQNNQQVGPGDLFNYGAFNFVREEYHEE